Proteins from one Listeria weihenstephanensis genomic window:
- a CDS encoding polysaccharide biosynthesis protein, whose translation MKMMRTLIIGAGAGGEFVIEQLQTTKNSRYQPVVILDDDTHKVNSELNGVPIVGNITDLRKIIMAHTIEHVILAIPTLNVVMQSKIIDQLRDSDVTLFVLPSVFSTMQSQKVAIPELDYGDLIQNRSEFQLDYQDIQGKISQKTVLITGAGGSIGSEIAHQIFNCYPKRIILLGHGEGSIYQIDSELQQEKLLTSREVEIIPVIADIRDDTRMTQIFKKYMPNIVYHAAAHKHVPLMENNIYEAIKNNVIGTHNVIQASKLVGTEEFVMVSTDKAVNPKNIMGATKRLAEKLTLETDTTSKTICNVVRFGNVLGSRGSVFPKLWNQIHQGTPLTITNSEMKRYFMTIPEASKLVISASMLKQRNAIFVLDMGEQLGLSGMVDQLIKLSGKNKRDILIQYIGVRPGEKMEEELFNQEELSSKVSDKMYEGNYYTSITELNAVKELMRNYATIEHETLRDMLLTMANQHNTLQETM comes from the coding sequence ATGAAAATGATGAGGACTTTAATAATTGGCGCAGGAGCTGGAGGGGAATTCGTTATCGAGCAACTGCAGACAACAAAAAATAGTCGCTATCAGCCAGTTGTTATTTTAGATGATGATACCCATAAAGTAAATTCAGAGTTAAACGGAGTTCCTATTGTGGGAAATATAACAGACCTGCGAAAAATAATTATGGCTCACACAATTGAGCATGTTATCTTGGCTATTCCAACATTGAATGTAGTGATGCAAAGCAAGATTATCGATCAATTGAGAGATAGCGATGTGACTCTTTTTGTTCTGCCATCTGTGTTCTCAACAATGCAAAGTCAAAAGGTAGCTATTCCAGAATTGGATTATGGAGATCTAATTCAAAATAGATCGGAATTCCAATTAGATTATCAAGATATCCAAGGGAAAATCAGCCAAAAGACAGTACTTATTACAGGTGCAGGGGGATCGATTGGTTCAGAGATAGCTCACCAAATTTTCAACTGTTATCCCAAGCGAATTATATTATTGGGACATGGTGAAGGTAGTATTTATCAAATTGATAGTGAGCTTCAACAAGAAAAGTTGTTGACTTCACGTGAAGTAGAAATTATCCCCGTAATTGCAGATATTAGAGATGATACCCGAATGACGCAGATTTTCAAAAAATATATGCCGAATATTGTATACCACGCGGCAGCTCACAAACATGTGCCTTTGATGGAGAATAATATTTATGAGGCAATAAAAAACAATGTGATTGGAACGCACAATGTGATTCAAGCCAGCAAGTTAGTGGGCACAGAGGAATTCGTCATGGTATCTACGGACAAAGCTGTTAACCCTAAAAACATTATGGGTGCTACGAAGCGACTTGCAGAAAAATTAACCCTTGAAACAGATACCACGAGTAAGACGATTTGTAATGTCGTTCGTTTTGGAAATGTACTTGGTAGTCGAGGTAGCGTTTTCCCGAAACTTTGGAATCAAATTCATCAAGGTACACCACTAACAATTACAAACTCAGAAATGAAACGTTACTTTATGACAATTCCAGAAGCAAGTAAACTAGTAATCTCAGCCAGCATGTTAAAACAAAGAAATGCCATTTTTGTATTAGATATGGGTGAGCAATTAGGATTGTCTGGTATGGTAGATCAACTTATTAAACTATCAGGAAAAAATAAACGGGACATTTTGATTCAATACATTGGTGTTCGTCCAGGTGAAAAAATGGAGGAAGAACTATTTAACCAAGAAGAGCTCTCAAGCAAGGTGAGCGATAAAATGTATGAAGGAAATTACTATACAAGTATTACAGAATTAAATGCTGTGAAAGAATTAATGCGTAATTATGCAACGATCGAACATGAAACATTACGCGACATGTTGTTAACGATGGCTAACCAACATAATACGTTACAAGAAACGATGTGA
- a CDS encoding SDR family NAD(P)-dependent oxidoreductase produces MKKTVLVTGGAGFIGSHICKMYLNEGYRTVCVDNLISGNEANIADLIDDPEFHFYKVDIGDTEKMEDLFQQFRPQVVNHHAAQKSVPYSLENPVYDLDTNLGGLLQVLSLIQKYPIETLLFASSGGALSKKLEGDEKSAEDDAPQLISPYALTKFAGEQYIKMYSEEYNFKFTVLRYANVFGPKQIPDGESGVIPIFLKNLKEGKESTLMTYQDMPRGCTRDYVYVADVVEANRLATENPLNKVVNIGSGTATSILDIYEQVLDAFSKSEPIRIVGPRPGDIRRSVLDTRIATEELGWKSNYTLKQGLNELYIYQISQHNEKIVG; encoded by the coding sequence GTGAAAAAAACAGTTTTAGTAACAGGTGGCGCAGGTTTTATAGGCTCTCATATTTGTAAGATGTACTTGAACGAAGGGTACCGAACCGTTTGTGTTGATAATCTGATTTCCGGGAATGAAGCGAACATTGCTGATTTAATCGATGATCCAGAATTTCATTTTTATAAAGTAGATATTGGTGACACTGAAAAAATGGAAGACTTATTTCAACAATTTCGACCACAAGTTGTGAATCATCATGCCGCGCAAAAATCGGTACCATACTCATTGGAAAATCCAGTATACGATTTAGACACTAATCTAGGTGGCTTGCTTCAAGTACTATCATTAATACAAAAATACCCGATCGAAACATTATTATTTGCTTCATCTGGTGGCGCACTATCCAAAAAATTAGAAGGTGACGAGAAATCAGCAGAAGATGATGCGCCACAACTGATTTCACCATATGCACTCACAAAGTTTGCCGGTGAACAATATATCAAAATGTATAGCGAAGAATATAACTTTAAATTCACGGTATTACGTTATGCGAATGTATTTGGTCCGAAACAAATTCCAGATGGCGAAAGTGGCGTCATTCCAATTTTCTTGAAGAATTTAAAAGAAGGAAAAGAATCGACATTAATGACATATCAAGACATGCCAAGAGGGTGCACGCGAGATTATGTCTATGTTGCAGATGTTGTTGAAGCGAACAGACTAGCAACTGAAAATCCGTTAAATAAAGTGGTGAATATTGGTTCTGGAACAGCAACTTCCATACTAGATATTTACGAGCAAGTATTAGATGCATTCAGTAAATCAGAGCCTATTCGAATAGTTGGGCCACGACCAGGAGATATTAGGAGATCTGTATTAGATACAAGAATTGCAACAGAAGAATTAGGCTGGAAGTCAAACTACACATTAAAACAAGGTTTGAATGAGCTATATATCTACCAAATATCACAACATAACGAAAAAATAGTCGGTTGA
- a CDS encoding NeuD/PglB/VioB family sugar acetyltransferase, which translates to MDSFQQNATEAKKQLVIIGSGSQGRMIRNVIENFDIGFSIWGFLDDQYELSTVEEGIHRGPIEMVESLSRDADIYFIVAIGDPENKYEMVQELDLAPERYATIIHPFAYVDPSTYVGYGVYVSANATVMHQGSIGNHTFILAGATLEYETSVADCVLIAANTTISGNVKIKNQVFVGAGSVITQNRCIGSNTIIGASATVLTDVPDYSIAIGTPARMKHKSDEKSAVNKVIKNTANTDIVLKQ; encoded by the coding sequence ATGGATTCGTTTCAGCAGAACGCTACAGAGGCTAAGAAACAACTTGTTATTATTGGCAGTGGATCGCAGGGCAGGATGATTCGTAATGTCATTGAAAATTTTGATATAGGCTTTTCTATATGGGGATTCTTAGATGATCAATACGAATTATCTACCGTAGAAGAAGGCATTCACCGAGGTCCTATAGAAATGGTGGAATCACTGAGTCGGGATGCAGATATCTATTTTATAGTGGCGATTGGAGATCCAGAAAATAAATATGAGATGGTTCAGGAGCTTGACTTGGCCCCAGAGCGATATGCAACGATTATCCATCCATTCGCGTATGTGGATCCTTCAACGTACGTTGGATATGGTGTTTATGTATCGGCAAATGCAACAGTCATGCATCAAGGAAGCATCGGCAATCATACATTTATTTTAGCGGGCGCTACACTCGAATACGAAACAAGTGTAGCTGATTGCGTTTTGATTGCAGCAAACACTACGATATCTGGCAACGTAAAAATTAAAAATCAAGTGTTCGTAGGTGCAGGTTCTGTCATCACGCAAAATCGGTGTATCGGTTCTAACACAATTATTGGTGCTAGCGCAACGGTTTTAACGGATGTTCCAGATTATAGTATTGCTATTGGAACCCCTGCAAGAATGAAGCACAAAAGCGATGAGAAAAGTGCGGTAAACAAAGTTATTAAAAATACAGCGAATACCGATATTGTCCTAAAGCAATAA